A stretch of Amblyraja radiata isolate CabotCenter1 chromosome 6, sAmbRad1.1.pri, whole genome shotgun sequence DNA encodes these proteins:
- the LOC116974693 gene encoding EEF1A lysine methyltransferase 3-like — MEHSMTSESNQQQLYQFCGYELKITQDFKHLTVPAMIWDAGIVLCRYFEETRINFTGKKVIELGSGTGLVGILASLLGGEVTLTDRPNVLNQIVYNVNSNIPSELIARTKVSALQWDHPHDQYASKYDIIIGSDIVYDPRQFQPLINMLLHLSNPDTVIYFSSKLIKNIAAVVFYEKKLPMHFDFEIVHTLPHQLINVYKITRRIDSD, encoded by the exons ATGGAACATTCAATGACCTCCGAATCAAATCAACAACAACTCTATCAATTTTGTGGGTACGAACTGAAGATTACCCAAGATTTCAAACACTTAACCGTACCAGCGATGATCTGGGACGCT GGGATCGTACTCTGCCGGTATTTTGAGGAAACGCGCATCAACTTTACtgggaagaaagtgattgaacTGGGGTCTGGCACTGGGCTCGTGGGGATTCTTGCCAGCCTCTTGG GTGGAGAGGTTACATTGACAGATCGGCCGAACGTCCTGAATCAGATTGTGTACAACGTGAATAGTAACATCCCCTCTGAACTCATAGCGAGAACAAAGGTTAGTGCCCTCCAGTGGGACCATCCACACGACCAGTATGCCTCTAAGTATGATATTATCATTGGCTCGGATATCGTCTATGATccacgccaattccagccacttatAAACATGCTGTTACACCTGAGCAACCCGGACACCGTTATCTACTTCAGTTCCAAGCTGATTAAGAATATAGCGGCGGTTGTGTTTTATGAAAAAAAACTACCAATGCACTTCGACTTCGAAATTGTTCATACACTTCCACATCAATTAATTAACGTTTACAAAATCACCCGGAGAATTGACAGCGACTAG